In the genome of Gloeotrichia echinulata CP02, one region contains:
- the deoC gene encoding deoxyribose-phosphate aldolase — translation MAADYPDIDIAPFIDHALLMPTATPEQVEQWCEEAYRFNFAAVCVYPAYVKQATELLHGKNPKVCTVIGFPTGATTSAVKLYEAQEAAENGATELDVVINLGWLKAGNTEAVHREIAEICEETGQTVKVILETNLLTDAQKKLAAEISMEAGAAFLKTSTGWSGGATVADVRFLKEMARDRVGIKASGGITTINQALDLILAGATRLGTSRSVDLIRQRDNLGKKE, via the coding sequence ATGGCAGCAGACTATCCAGATATTGATATTGCGCCATTTATCGATCACGCTCTGCTAATGCCAACTGCTACCCCAGAGCAGGTTGAGCAATGGTGTGAAGAAGCATACAGGTTTAATTTTGCGGCGGTTTGTGTGTATCCCGCCTATGTGAAGCAGGCGACGGAACTGCTCCACGGTAAGAATCCTAAAGTCTGTACGGTGATTGGCTTTCCGACTGGGGCGACGACTTCAGCAGTGAAGCTCTATGAGGCGCAAGAGGCGGCGGAAAATGGCGCTACGGAGTTGGATGTGGTCATCAACTTAGGTTGGTTGAAGGCTGGGAACACGGAAGCTGTCCACCGAGAAATTGCCGAAATTTGCGAGGAGACTGGACAGACTGTCAAGGTAATTTTAGAAACCAACCTGCTAACAGATGCTCAGAAGAAACTCGCAGCAGAAATCTCTATGGAAGCTGGTGCAGCATTCTTAAAAACCAGTACTGGTTGGAGTGGTGGCGCAACAGTGGCGGATGTGCGATTTTTGAAGGAAATGGCACGGGACAGGGTGGGAATTAAAGCATCGGGCGGAATTACCACTATAAATCAAGCCCTAGATTTAATTTTGGCAGGCGCTACTCGATTAGGCACATCTCGCAGTGTCGATTTAATCCGCCAGCGCGATAACCTAGGAAAGAAAGAGTAG
- a CDS encoding DNA cytosine methyltransferase: protein MIFRPAIFSFFSGAGFLDLGFETSGFNIVYVNEIFSPFMSAYRYSREVLNLSLPEYGYHEGEAADVTKLTEGIAAQRLWELVNDCRKSDNIVGFIGGPPCPDFSIGGKNRGRLGDNGKLSGAYVELICQNIPDFFLFENVNGLWRTTKHRLFYEALKVQLQEAGYILTERLINAIEYGVPQDRDRIILVGFHKNLIQDMGGQLLPEGVFPWNNYILYPQAKVFDYPWRKCEPFQADSILLCPDDIPEELTVEYWFRKNDVLHHPNAEDYFQPRAGITRFAAVDEGDDSKKSFKRLHRWRYSPTACYGNNEVHLHPYKIRRISAAEALAIQSMPANFVLPDNMSLTNMFKTIGNGVPYLASKGLAQTILDFLATGVRTLVQNPGHQVKTS, encoded by the coding sequence ATGATTTTTCGCCCTGCTATATTCTCCTTCTTCTCCGGCGCCGGTTTCCTGGATTTAGGCTTTGAAACCAGCGGTTTTAATATTGTCTACGTCAATGAAATCTTCTCCCCGTTCATGTCAGCTTACCGCTATTCACGGGAAGTTCTTAACCTATCATTACCTGAATATGGATATCATGAGGGGGAAGCTGCAGACGTAACCAAACTTACCGAAGGAATCGCCGCACAACGCCTCTGGGAGTTAGTCAACGATTGTCGCAAATCTGATAATATTGTTGGCTTTATTGGTGGTCCTCCCTGTCCTGATTTCTCTATTGGGGGCAAAAATAGAGGACGCTTAGGTGATAATGGTAAACTGTCGGGTGCTTATGTTGAATTAATTTGTCAGAATATCCCAGATTTCTTTTTATTTGAAAATGTCAATGGTTTGTGGAGGACGACAAAACATCGTTTATTTTATGAAGCTTTAAAAGTACAGTTACAGGAAGCAGGATATATTTTAACTGAGCGCTTAATTAATGCTATTGAATATGGTGTACCTCAAGATAGAGATAGAATTATTCTTGTTGGTTTCCACAAGAATTTAATTCAAGATATGGGCGGTCAATTATTACCTGAAGGTGTGTTTCCTTGGAATAATTATATTTTATATCCTCAAGCCAAGGTTTTTGATTACCCTTGGCGTAAATGTGAACCATTTCAAGCAGATTCTATATTGCTTTGTCCTGATGATATTCCTGAAGAATTAACTGTAGAATATTGGTTTAGAAAAAATGATGTGTTGCATCATCCCAACGCTGAGGATTATTTCCAACCAAGAGCAGGTATTACCAGATTTGCGGCTGTAGATGAAGGCGATGATTCTAAAAAGTCTTTCAAACGTCTGCACCGATGGCGTTATTCTCCTACCGCTTGTTATGGCAATAATGAAGTACATTTACATCCCTATAAAATTCGGCGAATTTCTGCTGCGGAAGCTTTAGCAATACAATCTATGCCGGCAAATTTCGTGCTTCCAGATAATATGTCACTTACTAATATGTTTAAAACTATTGGTAATGGTGTCCCGTATTTGGCGTCAAAGGGTTTAGCTCAAACTATTCTTGACTTTTTAGCCACTGGTGTGAGGACTTTGGTGCAAAATCCTGGTCATCAGGTTAAGACTAGCTGA
- a CDS encoding transcriptional regulator yields the protein MLSNNITYTDLLISFPPRSIKSEEDLEKTQAVVDNLLDKGKLTESEEDYLNLLGILIHEYEEQQDLVPDIYGVELLKVLMVELNLKQKDLVPIFKTESIVSDVLKGKRKLTVEHIQNLAEFFHISPAVFFPVNPSQRDSPEVV from the coding sequence ATGTTATCCAACAATATTACCTACACAGATTTACTCATATCTTTCCCCCCGCGCTCCATAAAATCTGAAGAAGATTTAGAAAAAACTCAAGCAGTTGTCGATAATTTACTAGATAAAGGAAAACTTACGGAGTCAGAAGAAGACTATTTGAATTTACTGGGAATTTTAATTCATGAATATGAAGAACAACAGGATTTAGTTCCCGATATTTATGGAGTAGAACTTCTCAAGGTTTTAATGGTGGAATTAAATCTTAAACAGAAAGATTTAGTGCCTATTTTTAAAACGGAATCAATTGTTTCTGATGTACTCAAAGGTAAGCGGAAATTAACGGTCGAACATATTCAAAATCTGGCGGAATTTTTCCATATTTCACCTGCTGTCTTCTTTCCTGTGAATCCATCACAGAGAGATTCCCCAGAAGTAGTTTAA
- a CDS encoding type II toxin-antitoxin system HigB family toxin, which translates to MRIITETRLKKACEKHPDAEPSIRVWKKLVKAQDWNSFTDVKASSVFAPDQVKNFVIFNIGGNKYRLITCINYQTKVIYIREFLTHAEYDKDKWKNDEWFDG; encoded by the coding sequence ATGCGAATCATTACAGAAACCAGACTCAAGAAAGCTTGTGAAAAGCACCCTGATGCTGAACCTAGCATACGAGTCTGGAAGAAGCTTGTAAAAGCGCAAGACTGGAATAGTTTTACTGATGTCAAAGCTAGTTCCGTTTTTGCACCAGACCAAGTTAAAAACTTCGTCATTTTTAATATTGGAGGGAATAAGTATAGACTAATAACCTGCATTAACTATCAAACAAAGGTTATATATATTCGTGAGTTTCTTACTCATGCAGAATACGATAAAGATAAATGGAAAAATGACGAATGGTTTGATGGCTAA
- a CDS encoding DUF697 domain-containing protein — protein MVVKLQRPILVGGLGLSFCLWMLQTWHHSIVQVGEFSLLSAFAVGGGLWLIRQNRPKNGLEQLDGMLVERETVESAIANTEAVINQLAQEAEHHPALETLREQVAELFRELDRQEIKLVITGGKSVGKTTLIQVLAKNVDLWDTKSVNFQETAPLFQQTGDNSDAAILTQVQKSDCVLFVTNGDLTDSEFQILQQLKAKNQPFMVVFNKQDQYLPDERASILLSLKQRIQGNVVAIAASGIAIKVRKHEADGSVQEWMEEQAPDIQQLTQQLSEILAQQAQKLVWLTTLRQAVLLKAEAKLRLNQIRSDRATPIIEQYQWIAAAAAFANPVPALDILATAAINAQMVMDLGNIYQQKFSLEQAQTVAGTMGSLMLKLGLVELSTKVIGTVLKSNVATFVAGGVVQGVSAAYLTRVAGLSLVEYFQQQEIAVDSGTGLNLEKLRQTLQNVFQQNQQLGFLQGFVKQGVKRLSPEAQAEVLG, from the coding sequence ATGGTTGTGAAGTTGCAGCGACCAATTTTAGTGGGAGGATTAGGACTATCCTTCTGTTTGTGGATGTTACAAACCTGGCATCATTCTATAGTGCAGGTGGGTGAATTTAGTTTATTGAGTGCTTTCGCCGTTGGTGGTGGTTTGTGGTTAATCAGGCAAAATCGCCCGAAAAATGGTTTGGAGCAGCTAGATGGTATGCTGGTAGAGCGGGAAACCGTAGAAAGTGCGATCGCCAACACTGAAGCCGTAATTAACCAACTGGCACAAGAAGCAGAACACCATCCAGCCTTAGAAACACTGCGAGAACAAGTAGCCGAGTTATTTAGGGAATTAGACAGACAAGAAATTAAACTGGTTATTACTGGTGGCAAATCCGTAGGTAAGACCACTTTAATTCAAGTTTTAGCCAAAAATGTAGATCTGTGGGATACAAAATCTGTAAATTTCCAAGAAACAGCGCCTTTGTTTCAACAAACCGGTGACAACTCAGATGCGGCGATTTTGACCCAAGTGCAAAAATCTGATTGTGTCCTGTTTGTGACCAACGGCGATTTGACAGATTCAGAATTTCAAATATTACAGCAGCTAAAGGCAAAAAATCAGCCGTTCATGGTGGTTTTTAATAAACAAGACCAATATTTGCCAGATGAACGTGCTAGCATCTTGCTGTCGTTGAAACAGCGAATCCAGGGAAATGTGGTTGCGATTGCGGCGTCTGGGATAGCTATCAAAGTCCGCAAGCATGAAGCTGATGGTTCTGTGCAAGAGTGGATGGAAGAACAAGCGCCTGATATCCAGCAGTTAACCCAGCAATTGAGTGAAATTTTGGCACAGCAAGCACAAAAGCTGGTGTGGTTAACGACGCTGCGTCAAGCTGTGTTGTTGAAAGCAGAAGCAAAACTTAGACTGAATCAAATTAGGAGCGATCGCGCCACTCCAATTATTGAACAATATCAGTGGATAGCCGCCGCTGCAGCTTTTGCTAACCCAGTTCCAGCACTAGATATTTTGGCGACTGCGGCGATTAATGCCCAGATGGTCATGGATTTAGGTAATATTTATCAGCAGAAATTTTCCCTAGAACAGGCGCAAACTGTCGCGGGGACAATGGGAAGTTTGATGCTGAAACTGGGTTTAGTGGAACTCTCGACAAAGGTTATTGGTACTGTTCTCAAAAGTAATGTCGCTACCTTCGTTGCTGGTGGGGTTGTTCAGGGTGTGAGTGCTGCTTATCTTACTAGGGTAGCAGGGTTGAGTTTGGTTGAATATTTCCAACAACAGGAAATTGCTGTAGACTCTGGAACTGGTTTGAATTTGGAGAAGTTGCGCCAAACTTTGCAAAATGTGTTTCAACAAAATCAGCAGCTGGGTTTTCTGCAAGGTTTTGTTAAACAAGGTGTCAAGCGTTTATCACCAGAAGCGCAGGCTGAAGTTCTCGGATAA
- a CDS encoding group I intron-associated PD-(D/E)XK endonuclease, whose translation MDTKLKGDIAEQAAVIHALKRGWGVLKPIGDRLPYDLAFDVEGTVMKIQVKYAWFDEPSGNYVVDNRRTKTNRRLMVREVYKPADFDFALVYIEKLDLFYIFPVDVFIGYGSEIHLVETEKRQRKPRSAQYREAWQLILTAVSKENCVCSPVPFKEAGF comes from the coding sequence ATGGACACAAAGCTTAAAGGAGACATAGCCGAACAAGCGGCTGTTATTCACGCCTTAAAGCGTGGTTGGGGAGTTTTAAAACCTATTGGCGACAGGCTACCTTATGATTTAGCCTTTGATGTAGAAGGAACTGTGATGAAAATCCAAGTCAAATATGCTTGGTTTGATGAGCCTTCGGGGAATTATGTTGTAGATAATCGTCGCACCAAAACAAATCGCCGGCTAATGGTTAGAGAAGTATATAAGCCAGCAGACTTTGATTTTGCCCTAGTATATATAGAAAAACTCGACCTATTTTACATCTTCCCAGTCGATGTGTTCATCGGCTATGGTAGCGAAATACACCTTGTGGAAACTGAAAAGCGACAGCGTAAACCTCGTTCTGCACAATATCGCGAAGCTTGGCAATTAATCTTAACAGCGGTAAGTAAAGAAAATTGTGTTTGTTCGCCTGTCCCATTCAAAGAGGCAGGGTTTTGA
- a CDS encoding RNA-guided endonuclease TnpB family protein — protein sequence MLVLEYKVKAKKHQYDAINEAIRTTQFIRNKAIRYWMDSPKEAKINKIALNNYSTALRKEFKFVEELNSMACQAATERAWSAIDRFYHNCKKKRQCGLGVSPSGATAVVAGKKGYPRFQKDNRSVEYKTSGWSLNQTKRRIIFTDKKGIGEVKLLGKWDIETYPVKQIKRVRLLKKADGFYCQFCIDVDVESESRIADGEIGLDVGLEFFYSDSNGNHVENPRFLRKSEKAIKHAQRQIYKKEKGKNQRRKARNRYARKHLKVSRQRKEHALKLARNVCKANALVAYVRRSRCRRLNLNIKGMVKNHCLAKSINDASWSLFRSWLEYFAAKFNSTVVAVNPRMTSQKCSDCGTIVKKSLSTRSHVCSCGCSLQRDVNAAKNILNLVSDTLRDAKARVGHTQSNASGLVTSTLIGVSLLEQVTRMKEESPDFTSK from the coding sequence ATGCTGGTTTTAGAGTACAAAGTCAAAGCTAAAAAGCATCAATACGATGCAATTAATGAGGCTATCCGTACAACTCAATTCATCAGAAATAAAGCTATACGCTACTGGATGGATTCCCCAAAAGAAGCCAAAATTAATAAAATTGCTTTAAATAATTACTCAACAGCGTTACGCAAAGAGTTTAAATTTGTTGAGGAATTAAACTCAATGGCTTGCCAAGCTGCAACTGAACGAGCATGGTCTGCCATTGATAGGTTCTACCATAACTGTAAGAAGAAGAGGCAGTGCGGTCTTGGGGTCTCCCCAAGTGGAGCAACTGCCGTAGTAGCAGGTAAAAAGGGCTATCCCAGATTTCAAAAAGATAACCGTTCGGTGGAATATAAAACCTCTGGATGGTCGTTAAATCAAACTAAAAGACGCATCATATTTACTGATAAAAAAGGTATTGGTGAAGTAAAGTTACTTGGTAAATGGGATATCGAAACTTACCCAGTTAAGCAAATTAAGCGTGTTAGATTGCTCAAAAAAGCCGATGGATTCTATTGTCAATTCTGCATTGATGTAGATGTTGAATCTGAGTCTAGAATTGCTGACGGTGAAATAGGTCTAGACGTTGGTCTAGAGTTTTTCTACTCAGATTCTAATGGTAATCATGTAGAAAACCCTAGATTTTTGAGGAAATCTGAGAAAGCAATTAAACACGCTCAGAGACAGATTTACAAAAAAGAGAAAGGCAAAAACCAAAGAAGAAAAGCACGAAACAGGTATGCTCGAAAACATTTAAAAGTAAGTAGGCAACGGAAAGAACACGCTCTTAAATTGGCGCGTAACGTATGCAAAGCTAACGCTTTAGTAGCCTATGTTCGGCGAAGCCGTTGCCGAAGGCTAAATTTGAATATTAAAGGCATGGTAAAAAATCACTGTCTAGCCAAGAGCATTAATGATGCATCTTGGTCACTTTTCCGCAGTTGGTTAGAATATTTTGCAGCTAAATTTAACAGCACTGTTGTTGCTGTCAATCCTAGAATGACATCTCAAAAATGTTCGGATTGTGGAACAATTGTCAAAAAATCCCTCTCAACTCGTAGCCATGTATGTAGTTGTGGTTGCAGTTTGCAGAGGGATGTTAATGCTGCAAAAAATATTCTAAATCTTGTCTCCGACACGCTCCGCGATGCAAAAGCTAGGGTAGGGCATACCCAAAGTAACGCTTCTGGACTAGTAACCTCTACTCTAATTGGCGTAAGCCTGTTAGAGCAAGTTACTAGGATGAAGGAAGAATCCCCCGACTTTACGAGTAAGTGA
- a CDS encoding asparaginase: MTMGKRTQATPLEVRLLREGIIESRHIVQAVVSDERGRVLSVAGNSETAAFVRSALKPFQALAITTTGTLERYDLSDRDLAIITSSHKGTIEQVRQVFNILWRADIDPTALQCPISEGKQSPLEYNCSGKHAGMLAVCQQRHWPLNNYLERKHPVQQLILGKVADLLRMPAEEFISAHDDCGAPTYLMQLGQMASLYALLASGSNLDMERIARAMTHHPSMVAGDGEFDTELMRLSPGELLSKAGAEGVQCIARLGEGMGLSIKVMDGAKRAKYAVAIHLLQQLGWITPSVAQSLSEKFMSFGKYKRLEVIGELSLL; encoded by the coding sequence ATGACAATGGGAAAACGAACTCAAGCTACACCACTAGAAGTCAGGTTGCTGCGGGAAGGGATTATTGAATCGAGACATATAGTCCAGGCTGTTGTGTCTGACGAACGGGGACGGGTTCTGTCCGTAGCCGGTAACTCAGAAACTGCTGCATTTGTCCGTTCAGCGCTGAAACCTTTTCAAGCGCTAGCAATTACCACCACAGGGACACTCGAACGCTACGACCTCAGCGATCGCGATTTAGCAATTATCACCAGTTCCCACAAAGGCACAATCGAACAGGTCAGACAAGTATTTAACATCCTTTGGCGGGCTGATATTGACCCCACGGCACTCCAATGCCCGATTAGTGAAGGCAAGCAGAGTCCTCTAGAATACAACTGCTCTGGTAAACATGCGGGGATGTTAGCTGTCTGTCAGCAACGCCATTGGCCTTTAAATAACTACTTAGAACGCAAACACCCGGTGCAGCAGTTGATTTTGGGCAAAGTAGCAGATTTACTACGAATGCCCGCCGAGGAATTTATCAGCGCTCACGACGACTGCGGCGCACCCACCTATCTAATGCAACTTGGTCAAATGGCCTCTTTGTATGCCCTGCTAGCCTCCGGGAGTAATTTGGATATGGAGCGGATCGCCCGTGCCATGACTCATCACCCATCTATGGTCGCAGGCGATGGCGAATTTGACACAGAATTGATGCGCTTAAGCCCAGGGGAACTGCTCAGTAAAGCCGGTGCAGAAGGAGTGCAGTGCATTGCTAGACTCGGTGAGGGTATGGGATTGTCCATCAAGGTTATGGATGGGGCAAAGCGGGCAAAATATGCCGTGGCGATTCACCTGCTCCAGCAACTGGGCTGGATTACTCCCAGCGTCGCCCAAAGCCTCTCGGAAAAGTTTATGTCCTTTGGGAAATATAAGCGTTTAGAAGTAATTGGAGAATTATCGCTTTTGTAG
- a CDS encoding CGLD27 family protein: protein MIQYSVSNCPVPSEQQPLNEYEELRTAWLFRDCTVSWRDYITKILWIWGFSWLVAGPVAAASFPPHKYIGQFILCGAAGASVGIVLVLVRLYLGWFYVSDRLKSPTVFYEESGWYDGQTWTKPQEILNRDRLIVTYQIKPIIRRLQFTFAGLAGLFVTGTIVWHLL from the coding sequence ATGATTCAGTATTCGGTTTCAAATTGCCCAGTTCCCAGTGAACAACAACCGTTAAATGAATACGAAGAATTAAGAACCGCCTGGTTATTTCGTGATTGCACCGTCAGCTGGCGCGATTATATCACAAAAATACTTTGGATTTGGGGTTTTTCGTGGCTGGTAGCAGGACCTGTGGCAGCTGCAAGTTTTCCCCCACACAAGTATATAGGACAATTTATCCTGTGTGGTGCGGCTGGGGCGAGTGTGGGGATAGTACTGGTACTAGTGCGGTTGTATTTGGGCTGGTTCTATGTGAGCGATCGCCTCAAAAGCCCTACGGTATTTTATGAAGAATCCGGGTGGTACGACGGTCAAACTTGGACTAAGCCACAGGAAATACTCAACCGCGATCGCCTGATTGTCACCTACCAAATCAAACCGATTATCCGCAGGTTACAATTTACCTTTGCAGGCTTGGCGGGATTGTTTGTTACTGGTACGATAGTTTGGCATTTGTTGTAA
- the rsfS gene encoding ribosome silencing factor — translation MSDYFQGDFPIQSVSVTKKAVESSQAQLEDPSGKLALTIAQAASERKAGEILLLRVGDVSYLADYFVMMTGYSRVQVRAIAEAIEAQVEIEWQRRPLRTAGKAEGSWVLQDYGDVIVHVMMPREREFYNLEAFWGHAERLELPEYDDSGGKPI, via the coding sequence ATGTCTGATTACTTCCAAGGAGATTTCCCAATACAATCTGTCTCTGTCACCAAGAAGGCGGTCGAAAGCTCACAAGCTCAACTTGAAGATCCCAGTGGTAAATTAGCTCTAACCATTGCCCAAGCTGCATCTGAGCGCAAAGCGGGGGAGATTTTATTGCTCAGAGTAGGAGATGTGTCTTACCTGGCCGATTACTTTGTGATGATGACGGGCTATTCGAGAGTGCAAGTAAGAGCGATCGCCGAAGCAATTGAAGCACAAGTAGAAATAGAATGGCAACGCCGCCCGTTGCGAACAGCAGGAAAGGCTGAGGGGAGTTGGGTGCTACAAGACTACGGTGATGTGATTGTTCATGTCATGATGCCCAGGGAGCGAGAGTTTTATAATTTAGAAGCGTTCTGGGGCCATGCAGAACGTCTGGAATTGCCGGAATATGATGACAGTGGGGGTAAGCCAATATGA
- a CDS encoding glycosyltransferase family 4 protein — protein MRILIYSYNYYPEPIGIAPLMTELAEGLVKRGYQVRVVTAMPNYPERQIYEGYRGKWFLTEYKNGVQIQRSYVWIRPQPTLIDRVLLDASFVVTSFLPALIGWRPDVILSTSPSLPVCVPAALLGWLRACPVVLNLQDILPEAAIHVGLLKNKWLIRVFRALEKFAYHSATKISVIADGFTENLLSKGVPSDKIEQIPNWVDVNFIRSLPKENNPFRAAHNLNGKFVVLYSGNIALTQGLETVIKTAAMLRHIPEIAFVIVGESKGLQRLQQECLNCGADNVLLLPFQPREHLPQMLAAADVGLVVQKKNVISFNMPSKIQVLLASGRALIASVPENGTAARAIKQSRGGFVVPPENPQALAKAILDLYKHPEKVKTLGYNSRQFAVEQYAFEQALNNYESLFYSVTAPAQAINSSIVSKQEV, from the coding sequence ATGCGGATTTTAATTTACTCTTACAACTACTATCCAGAACCAATTGGTATAGCTCCGTTGATGACGGAATTAGCAGAGGGACTGGTCAAAAGGGGGTATCAAGTGCGCGTAGTCACAGCTATGCCTAACTACCCTGAACGGCAAATTTATGAGGGTTATCGAGGTAAATGGTTTCTGACTGAATATAAAAATGGTGTGCAAATTCAACGCAGTTATGTTTGGATTCGTCCCCAGCCGACTCTCATAGATCGGGTACTGCTAGATGCTAGTTTTGTCGTCACCAGCTTTTTACCAGCCCTCATCGGCTGGCGTCCAGATGTGATTCTCTCAACATCGCCATCACTACCTGTTTGTGTCCCAGCAGCCCTTTTAGGCTGGTTACGTGCCTGTCCTGTGGTCTTAAATCTTCAAGATATATTACCAGAAGCAGCTATTCACGTCGGACTACTAAAAAACAAATGGCTGATTAGGGTGTTTAGGGCGTTAGAAAAATTTGCCTACCACAGCGCGACTAAAATTAGCGTTATTGCCGATGGGTTTACAGAAAACTTGCTTTCTAAGGGCGTACCATCAGACAAAATCGAGCAAATACCCAACTGGGTTGATGTCAATTTCATTCGCTCTTTACCCAAAGAAAATAACCCTTTCCGCGCTGCACATAACCTCAACGGCAAATTTGTAGTCCTATATTCTGGTAATATTGCCCTCACCCAAGGCTTAGAAACCGTTATTAAAACCGCTGCGATGTTACGCCATATCCCAGAGATTGCCTTTGTGATTGTTGGTGAATCCAAAGGCTTGCAGCGATTGCAGCAAGAGTGTCTCAACTGTGGCGCAGATAACGTTTTACTGCTACCGTTTCAACCCCGCGAACATTTACCACAGATGTTAGCTGCTGCAGATGTTGGCTTGGTGGTGCAAAAGAAAAATGTTATATCCTTTAACATGCCATCAAAAATACAGGTTCTACTTGCCAGTGGACGGGCATTGATCGCATCTGTACCCGAAAATGGCACAGCAGCTAGAGCTATTAAACAAAGTCGCGGCGGATTTGTCGTTCCCCCAGAAAATCCCCAAGCTTTAGCCAAGGCAATTTTAGACTTGTACAAACACCCAGAAAAAGTCAAAACTCTCGGTTATAACAGTCGCCAATTTGCTGTAGAACAATATGCCTTTGAGCAAGCTTTAAATAATTATGAATCACTGTTTTATTCAGTAACCGCACCTGCTCAAGCAATTAACTCTTCAATAGTATCTAAACAGGAAGTTTAA
- a CDS encoding amino acid ABC transporter ATP-binding protein has translation MSESKPIIIAENVQKWYGKFHALQGVSLTVNRGEVVVLMGPSGSGKSTFIRTFNALEAYQKGKIIIDGITLSDDLRNIETIRREVGMVFQQFNLFPHLTVLQNITLAPIWVRRWTKAKAEQLAMQLLERVGILEQAQKYPGQLSGGQQQRVAIARALAMQPKIMLFDEPTSALDPEMVREVLDVMRNLAGDGMTMVVVTHEVGFAREVADRVILMDSGSLVESATPDTFFTNPQEERTRKFLSQIL, from the coding sequence GTGTCAGAATCAAAACCAATAATCATCGCCGAAAATGTGCAAAAGTGGTATGGTAAATTCCACGCTCTCCAAGGTGTGAGTTTGACGGTAAATCGTGGTGAAGTCGTGGTGTTGATGGGACCTTCTGGTTCAGGAAAATCGACCTTTATTCGCACATTTAACGCTTTAGAAGCATACCAAAAGGGTAAAATTATCATTGACGGTATTACCCTCAGCGACGACTTGCGAAATATTGAAACAATTCGTCGAGAAGTGGGGATGGTATTTCAGCAGTTTAATTTATTTCCGCATCTCACGGTGCTGCAAAATATCACCTTAGCGCCCATTTGGGTACGTCGGTGGACAAAAGCAAAAGCTGAACAATTAGCCATGCAACTGTTAGAAAGAGTGGGAATATTAGAACAAGCACAAAAATATCCAGGACAGTTGTCTGGTGGACAGCAGCAACGGGTAGCGATCGCCCGTGCATTAGCTATGCAACCCAAAATTATGCTGTTTGACGAACCCACCTCAGCTTTAGATCCCGAAATGGTGCGAGAAGTCTTGGATGTCATGCGAAATCTCGCCGGCGATGGGATGACAATGGTAGTCGTTACCCACGAAGTCGGATTTGCTCGTGAAGTTGCTGACCGAGTTATTCTGATGGATAGCGGTTCCCTCGTCGAGTCAGCCACCCCTGACACCTTTTTCACCAATCCCCAAGAAGAACGGACTCGCAAGTTTTTATCACAAATTCTTTAG